One window from the genome of Paraconexibacter algicola encodes:
- a CDS encoding carbon-nitrogen hydrolase family protein: MSARRPITVAAVQADLELAAVERNLETIEDLIRDAHREHAPDVIVVPEAMTSPNVFNKRLRGVTRPVDGAPFQLLTRLARELDVVVTGGFLARRGRDAYGTYVLAEPDGGAHLHDKDIPSAWENHYYRGGDDDGRVHCRALGLDVGLASGWEWARHRTAKRLRGVDLVLGGMCWPSFPANWTVPPLNRWVEREHALWVRQNRELPAQVARLVGAPVVYAAHVGSVEARFPAAPVVPWRTTCIGETQICAADGTVLARRTEAQGAGHVAAEVTPGSVAPLDELADRFWIPAMSLSTHIAAWHVMNNHGRLDYWQKRLRGKHEWQSMPAGDLPDALPPVADEQEQHFATTP, translated from the coding sequence ATGAGCGCGCGCCGCCCGATCACCGTCGCCGCCGTCCAGGCCGACCTCGAGCTCGCCGCGGTCGAGCGGAACCTCGAGACGATCGAGGACCTGATCCGCGACGCGCACCGCGAGCACGCGCCCGACGTCATCGTCGTGCCCGAGGCGATGACCTCGCCGAACGTGTTCAACAAGCGGCTGCGCGGCGTGACCCGCCCGGTCGACGGCGCGCCGTTCCAGCTGCTGACGCGGCTGGCGCGCGAGCTCGACGTCGTCGTGACCGGCGGCTTCCTCGCCCGGCGCGGCCGGGACGCCTACGGGACCTACGTGCTCGCGGAGCCCGACGGCGGCGCGCACCTGCACGACAAGGACATCCCGTCGGCGTGGGAGAACCACTACTACCGCGGCGGGGACGACGACGGCCGCGTGCACTGCCGGGCGCTCGGGCTCGACGTCGGGCTCGCGTCCGGCTGGGAGTGGGCGCGCCACCGCACCGCGAAGCGGCTGCGTGGCGTCGACCTCGTGCTCGGAGGCATGTGCTGGCCGTCGTTCCCCGCGAACTGGACCGTGCCGCCGCTCAACCGCTGGGTCGAGCGCGAGCACGCGCTGTGGGTGCGGCAGAACCGCGAGCTGCCCGCCCAGGTCGCGCGGCTCGTCGGCGCCCCGGTCGTCTACGCCGCGCACGTCGGGTCGGTCGAGGCGCGGTTCCCCGCCGCGCCGGTGGTGCCGTGGCGCACGACGTGCATCGGCGAGACCCAGATCTGCGCCGCGGACGGGACCGTGCTCGCGCGCCGCACCGAGGCGCAGGGCGCCGGGCACGTCGCGGCCGAGGTGACCCCCGGCTCGGTCGCGCCGCTGGACGAGCTGGCCGACCGCTTCTGGATCCCGGCGATGAGCCTCTCGACCCACATCGCCGCCTGGCACGTGATGAACAACCACGGCCGCCTCGACTACTGGCAGAAGCGGCTGCGCGGCAAGCACGAGTGGCAGTCGATGCCCGCGGGCGACCTGCCCGACGCGCTGCCGCCCGTCGCCGACGAGCAGGAGCAGCACTTCGCCACGACGCCGTAG
- a CDS encoding NAD(P)/FAD-dependent oxidoreductase, translating to MSQHDVVVVGARCAGSVAAAVLARAGRDVVVLDKSSFPSDQLSTHVLFGGGVDVLKDIGAFEKIAARDPSYMQDLELSFDEEVTVREPWGGPVGSTSNYVWCIPRPLQDAVLVETAREHGADVREGWEVLDVLWRGGRVRGVRAKDPEGAIHELHAKLVVGADGRRSTIAARVGAWQPYRASKNGRGLVFRYLDDPRVDTRDNATLHQWRDGDSFCMTFPSAPKPRLVALVMGPASDVARARKDPEGVWEEFLRRHPGWAKRIEGATNLSKLRSTADVPAYFRPSSGPGWALAGDAGHFKDPVIGNGQRDAMWMGHTLGTMAADVLDDPGALDATLRRYEQARDEECLSAYHFANGETRIQPQSPVLIALARKAARRVDPDPDLSDVFQRVRTQQDVLPVRRLAQGLGLAVAHDLRHRPGALPTTLRGAVEDLRTDLLVRAEARAKRFRSTRLIRGSEHPGWTWPAPPRRPAATVPETGAPPVAAAAPVPAPPSVPAGREAVVA from the coding sequence ATGTCCCAGCATGATGTCGTCGTCGTCGGCGCCCGCTGCGCCGGATCCGTCGCCGCCGCCGTCCTCGCCCGCGCCGGGCGGGACGTGGTGGTCCTCGACAAGTCGAGCTTCCCGTCGGACCAGCTCTCCACCCACGTGCTGTTCGGCGGGGGCGTCGACGTCCTCAAGGACATCGGCGCGTTCGAGAAGATCGCCGCCCGCGACCCCTCCTACATGCAGGACCTCGAGCTGAGCTTCGACGAGGAGGTCACCGTCCGCGAGCCGTGGGGCGGCCCGGTCGGCTCGACCTCCAACTACGTCTGGTGCATCCCACGGCCGCTGCAGGACGCCGTGCTCGTCGAGACCGCGCGCGAGCACGGCGCCGACGTGCGCGAGGGCTGGGAGGTGCTCGACGTGCTCTGGCGCGGCGGTCGCGTGCGCGGCGTGCGGGCCAAGGACCCCGAGGGCGCGATCCACGAGCTGCACGCGAAGCTCGTCGTCGGCGCCGACGGCCGCCGCTCCACGATCGCCGCGCGCGTCGGCGCCTGGCAGCCCTACCGCGCCTCCAAGAACGGACGTGGCCTGGTCTTCCGCTACCTCGACGACCCGCGCGTCGACACGCGCGACAACGCGACCCTGCACCAGTGGCGTGACGGCGACAGCTTCTGCATGACGTTCCCCAGCGCGCCGAAGCCGCGCCTCGTCGCGCTGGTGATGGGCCCCGCCTCGGACGTCGCGCGCGCCCGCAAGGACCCCGAGGGCGTCTGGGAGGAGTTCCTGCGCCGCCACCCCGGCTGGGCGAAGCGGATCGAGGGCGCGACGAACCTCAGCAAGCTGCGGTCGACCGCGGACGTGCCCGCGTACTTCCGGCCGTCGAGCGGGCCGGGCTGGGCGCTGGCCGGGGACGCCGGGCACTTCAAGGACCCCGTGATCGGCAACGGGCAGCGCGACGCGATGTGGATGGGCCACACGCTCGGCACGATGGCGGCGGACGTGCTCGACGACCCGGGCGCGCTGGACGCGACGCTGCGCCGCTACGAGCAGGCGCGCGACGAAGAGTGCCTGTCGGCCTACCACTTCGCCAACGGGGAGACGCGGATCCAGCCGCAGTCCCCGGTGCTGATCGCCCTGGCCCGCAAGGCCGCCCGGCGCGTGGACCCGGACCCGGACCTCAGCGACGTCTTCCAGCGCGTGCGCACCCAGCAGGACGTGCTGCCGGTGCGGCGGCTCGCGCAGGGGCTCGGGCTCGCGGTCGCGCACGACCTGCGCCACCGGCCCGGTGCGCTGCCCACGACGCTGCGCGGCGCGGTCGAGGACCTGCGCACCGACCTGCTCGTGCGGGCGGAGGCGCGCGCGAAGCGGTTCCGCTCCACCCGGCTGATCCGCGGCTCCGAGCACCCGGGCTGGACCTGGCCGGCGCCGCCCCGGCGCCCCGCCGCCACCGTCCCGGAGACCGGCGCCCCGCCCGTCGCGGCCGCCGCTCCCGTGCCGGCACCGCCGTCGGTCCCCGCCGGCCGCGAGGCGGTGGTCGCATGA
- a CDS encoding TetR/AcrR family transcriptional regulator has translation MNPPPTETPLAPAPTPGPARGARRAARTRAAILDAAEAAFRVDGYRGTRMEDVAAAADVAVGSIYNHFGDKDGLYHALAERSADLFGRYLDAAYAIGGTPLEQVMACGDAYLRFHLEHPGAFRFLAFDGVEAASSGAVADPELAARLTAKLAVTLDGFRAKIQEAMDTGEVRADLDARRLSRFLWGAWNGVVALGLRDDELALTDADIEATILTGRRLVVEGLVAPAARDGAGDARARLVSIVSPDQT, from the coding sequence ATGAACCCGCCTCCAACTGAAACGCCGCTCGCGCCGGCGCCGACCCCCGGGCCCGCCCGTGGCGCCCGTCGCGCCGCCCGCACCCGCGCCGCCATCCTCGACGCCGCCGAGGCCGCCTTCCGCGTCGACGGCTACCGCGGCACCCGCATGGAGGACGTCGCCGCCGCGGCCGACGTCGCCGTCGGCTCGATCTACAACCACTTCGGCGACAAGGACGGCCTCTACCACGCGCTCGCCGAGCGCTCCGCCGACCTCTTCGGCCGCTACCTCGACGCCGCCTACGCCATCGGCGGCACCCCGCTGGAGCAGGTCATGGCCTGCGGTGACGCCTACCTGCGCTTCCACCTCGAGCACCCCGGCGCGTTCCGCTTCCTCGCCTTCGACGGCGTCGAGGCCGCGTCCTCCGGCGCCGTCGCCGACCCGGAGCTCGCGGCGCGCCTGACGGCGAAGCTCGCGGTCACCCTCGACGGCTTCCGCGCGAAGATCCAGGAGGCGATGGACACCGGCGAGGTCCGCGCCGACCTCGACGCCCGCCGCCTCTCCCGCTTCCTCTGGGGTGCCTGGAACGGCGTCGTCGCGCTCGGCCTGCGCGACGACGAGCTCGCGCTCACCGACGCCGACATCGAGGCGACGATCCTCACCGGCCGGCGGCTCGTCGTCGAGGGCCTCGTCGCCCCCGCCGCCCGCGACGGGGCGGGGGACGCGCGCGCCCGCCTCGTCTCGATCGTCTCGCCCGACCAGACCTGA
- a CDS encoding cytochrome P450, translated as MSTPAASRPTIDSPDADISARDFWAKPYMDRDREVFERFRQEAPVSWHRPYESTLMPPDEDTPGFWSLWKHEDIRAVSRNAKTFISSQGFLMEDFPEAVATMSQSFLFMDDPEHQQMRSLVSQAFTPRRMRQIEGWVHEEVVKLCEEVGQKGDIDFANEFAKELPGRIFADFFGVHDGEVRATIMDAAEKMLAWDDPEAQQGRDALETYGEEAMRLLDICFELVEERRVNPGEDLISWLVAAEVDGRTLEDWEIGAFFSLLGSAANDTTRHSLAHALNLFTVHEDQRALLMSDFDRHIDGAVEEVLRYSTPVMHFRRTATHDTEIRGVKIAEGEKVVMWYVSGNHDEEAFADHTRFDITRETRNAHLGFGGGGPHYCMGAALGRQMVKYGLTEVFRRFPDIEAHEPHFQTNNFINGVHSMRTTWTVPSA; from the coding sequence ATGAGCACGCCCGCCGCCAGCCGCCCGACGATCGACTCGCCCGACGCCGACATCTCGGCCCGCGACTTCTGGGCCAAGCCCTACATGGACCGCGACCGCGAGGTCTTCGAGCGCTTCCGGCAGGAGGCGCCCGTCTCGTGGCACCGTCCCTACGAGTCGACGCTGATGCCGCCCGACGAGGACACGCCGGGCTTCTGGTCGCTGTGGAAGCACGAGGACATCCGCGCGGTGTCCCGCAACGCCAAGACGTTCATCTCCAGCCAGGGATTCCTCATGGAGGACTTCCCCGAGGCCGTCGCGACGATGTCGCAGTCGTTCCTCTTCATGGACGACCCCGAGCACCAGCAGATGCGCTCGCTCGTCTCGCAGGCGTTCACCCCGCGGCGCATGCGGCAGATCGAGGGCTGGGTCCACGAGGAGGTCGTGAAGCTCTGCGAGGAGGTCGGCCAGAAGGGCGACATCGACTTCGCCAACGAGTTCGCCAAGGAGCTGCCCGGCCGGATCTTCGCCGACTTCTTCGGCGTGCACGACGGCGAGGTCCGCGCGACGATCATGGACGCCGCCGAGAAGATGCTCGCCTGGGACGACCCGGAGGCCCAGCAGGGCCGCGACGCGCTCGAGACCTACGGCGAGGAGGCGATGCGCCTGCTCGACATCTGCTTCGAGCTCGTCGAGGAGCGGCGCGTGAACCCGGGCGAGGACCTGATCTCCTGGCTCGTCGCCGCCGAGGTCGACGGCCGCACGCTCGAGGACTGGGAGATCGGCGCGTTCTTCAGCCTGCTGGGCTCCGCCGCCAACGACACCACCCGCCACTCGCTCGCGCACGCCCTGAACCTCTTCACCGTGCACGAGGACCAGCGGGCGCTGCTCATGTCCGACTTCGACCGGCACATCGACGGCGCCGTCGAGGAGGTCCTGCGCTACTCCACGCCGGTCATGCACTTCCGCCGCACCGCCACCCACGACACCGAGATCCGCGGCGTGAAGATCGCCGAGGGCGAGAAGGTCGTCATGTGGTACGTCAGCGGCAACCACGACGAGGAGGCGTTCGCGGACCACACGCGGTTCGACATCACCCGCGAGACCCGCAACGCGCACCTCGGCTTCGGCGGCGGCGGCCCGCACTACTGCATGGGCGCCGCGCTCGGCCGGCAGATGGTCAAGTACGGCCTCACCGAGGTGTTCCGCCGCTTCCCGGACATCGAGGCGCACGAGCCGCACTTCCAGACGAACAACTTCATCAACGGCGTGCACTCGATGCGCACGACGTGGACCGTCCCGTCCGCGTGA
- a CDS encoding acyl-CoA dehydrogenase family protein, which yields MSTVERTGPARTQDRTWNDVFLPDDVAHVRELARDSVARHLAPVARQIAQTPESRDSFPWEAFRGLASDGCFAVPFPAPHGAGLDHPILATCIVTEEIAYESSSMAGVYDGQCILNARCLSFARPEVRDRVLPKLISGESAFSFATTEPDASSDLSPSTLKTVARRTDSGFVLNGRKCWITNSVVADWLCVLCRDGDEQAMTMLLVDMHSPGVTVGEPDLKMGHHGQITADIVFEDVEVPAENVLGEPGRGLGVALASLAAGRVGIGAAGVGVAQAAMDLAVERLGTRQLFGKKLGEMQHWQYRLAEHATHLEAARSMYQKAAVRLDRGDRSGEPEASMAKSFGTKLANDLARDALQVYGGYGFAKQIAATGETFRLEEIYRDAKILEIFEGANEVLLWVIARALIGRDLTG from the coding sequence GTGAGCACCGTCGAGCGCACCGGTCCCGCGCGCACCCAGGACCGCACCTGGAACGACGTCTTCCTCCCGGACGACGTCGCCCACGTCCGCGAGCTGGCCCGCGACTCCGTCGCGCGGCACCTCGCGCCCGTCGCCCGGCAGATCGCGCAGACCCCGGAGTCCCGCGACAGCTTCCCGTGGGAGGCGTTCCGCGGCCTGGCCTCCGACGGCTGCTTCGCCGTGCCGTTCCCGGCGCCGCACGGCGCGGGCCTCGACCACCCGATCCTCGCGACGTGCATCGTCACCGAGGAGATCGCCTACGAGTCCTCCTCGATGGCGGGCGTCTACGACGGGCAGTGCATCCTCAACGCGCGCTGCCTGAGCTTCGCCCGGCCGGAGGTGCGCGACCGCGTGCTGCCGAAGCTCATCAGCGGCGAGAGCGCGTTCAGCTTCGCGACGACCGAGCCCGACGCGTCCTCGGACCTCAGCCCGTCGACGCTGAAGACCGTCGCCCGGCGCACCGACTCGGGCTTCGTGCTCAACGGCCGCAAGTGCTGGATCACCAACAGCGTCGTCGCCGACTGGCTGTGCGTGCTGTGCCGCGACGGGGACGAGCAGGCGATGACGATGCTGCTCGTGGACATGCACTCGCCCGGCGTCACCGTCGGCGAGCCCGACCTGAAGATGGGTCACCACGGCCAGATCACCGCGGACATCGTCTTCGAGGACGTCGAGGTCCCCGCCGAGAACGTGCTGGGCGAGCCCGGGCGCGGGCTCGGCGTCGCGCTCGCGTCGCTGGCCGCCGGCCGGGTCGGGATCGGCGCCGCGGGCGTCGGCGTCGCGCAGGCGGCGATGGACCTCGCGGTGGAGCGCCTGGGCACCCGCCAGCTGTTCGGCAAGAAGCTCGGCGAGATGCAGCACTGGCAGTACCGCCTGGCCGAGCACGCCACCCACCTGGAGGCGGCCCGCTCGATGTACCAGAAGGCCGCGGTGCGGCTCGACCGCGGCGACCGCTCCGGCGAGCCCGAGGCGTCGATGGCCAAGTCGTTCGGCACGAAGCTCGCCAACGACCTGGCGCGCGACGCGCTGCAGGTCTACGGCGGCTACGGCTTCGCGAAGCAGATCGCCGCGACCGGGGAGACGTTCCGCCTCGAGGAGATCTACCGCGACGCGAAGATCCTCGAGATCTTCGAGGGCGCCAACGAGGTGCTCCTGTGGGTCATCGCGCGGGCGCTAATCGGTCGCGACCTCACCGGGTAG
- a CDS encoding fatty acyl-CoA synthetase, which yields MTPVPAFPSTVGQILSRSARRVPARVALRFGAREWTYAQLDAAVGRVAAQLLADGARPGDRIAAYGKNSDAYLALYLACARAGLVHVPVNFNATGDELAYLLTQSGAAAVFVDPALAANVDAIADRLDAGVRRGTLRDGAGPARDVLAWMADPAAPVHEEDGVGDDDLVQLLYTSGTTSLPKGAMMTHRAFVHEYVSCIVGLGLHEDDAPLHALPLYHSAQMHVFLLPYLAVGATNTLVEAPDPADILRRVEEDGIDSVFVPPTVWVAIAGHPDLATRDLDGLRKAFYGASIMPVPVLEKLIERLPDVAFYNCFGQSEIGPLATILQPHEHAARPDSVGRAALFVETRVVDDAMNDVQPGELGEVVYRSPQLCRGYWEKPQETAEAFAGGWFHSGDLVRIDEEGYLFVVDRIKDVINTGGVLVASREVEDALFRHDAVAEVAVIGLPHERWIEAIAAVVVLADGATVTEDELIAHARGGLAAHKVPKSVHVVPEIPKNASGKILKRELREQLGGAGSAIGR from the coding sequence ATGACCCCGGTCCCCGCCTTCCCCAGCACCGTCGGCCAGATCCTCTCCCGCAGCGCGCGCCGCGTCCCGGCGCGCGTCGCGCTGCGCTTCGGTGCGCGCGAGTGGACCTACGCGCAGCTCGACGCCGCGGTCGGCCGCGTCGCCGCGCAGCTGCTCGCCGACGGCGCGCGACCCGGCGACCGGATCGCCGCCTACGGCAAGAACTCCGACGCGTACCTGGCGCTGTACCTCGCGTGCGCCCGCGCCGGCCTCGTGCACGTGCCGGTGAACTTCAACGCCACCGGCGACGAGCTCGCCTACCTGCTCACCCAGTCCGGGGCCGCGGCCGTGTTCGTCGACCCCGCGCTGGCGGCGAACGTCGACGCGATCGCCGATCGCCTGGACGCCGGCGTGCGGCGCGGCACGCTGCGCGACGGCGCCGGTCCGGCCCGCGACGTGCTCGCGTGGATGGCCGATCCCGCCGCCCCGGTGCACGAGGAGGACGGCGTCGGCGACGACGACCTCGTCCAGCTGCTCTACACGTCGGGCACGACGTCGCTGCCGAAGGGCGCGATGATGACCCACCGGGCGTTCGTGCACGAGTACGTCAGCTGCATCGTCGGGCTCGGCCTGCACGAGGACGACGCGCCGCTGCACGCGCTGCCGCTCTACCACTCCGCGCAGATGCACGTGTTCCTGCTGCCCTACCTCGCGGTCGGGGCGACGAACACGCTCGTCGAGGCGCCCGACCCCGCGGACATCCTGCGGCGCGTCGAGGAGGACGGCATCGACTCCGTGTTCGTGCCGCCGACCGTGTGGGTCGCGATCGCCGGGCACCCGGACCTCGCGACGCGCGACCTCGACGGGCTGCGCAAGGCGTTCTACGGCGCGTCGATCATGCCGGTGCCGGTCCTCGAGAAGCTGATCGAGCGGCTGCCGGACGTCGCCTTCTACAACTGCTTCGGCCAGTCGGAGATCGGGCCGCTCGCCACGATCCTGCAGCCGCACGAGCACGCCGCGCGCCCCGACTCGGTCGGCCGGGCGGCGCTGTTCGTCGAGACCCGCGTCGTCGACGACGCCATGAACGACGTGCAGCCCGGCGAGCTCGGCGAGGTCGTTTACCGCTCCCCGCAGCTCTGCCGGGGCTACTGGGAGAAGCCGCAGGAGACCGCGGAGGCGTTCGCGGGCGGCTGGTTCCACTCCGGTGACCTCGTCCGGATCGACGAGGAGGGGTACCTGTTCGTCGTCGACCGGATCAAGGACGTCATCAACACCGGCGGCGTGCTCGTCGCCAGCCGCGAGGTGGAGGACGCGCTCTTCCGCCACGACGCGGTCGCCGAGGTCGCGGTCATCGGCCTGCCGCACGAGCGCTGGATCGAGGCGATCGCGGCGGTCGTCGTGCTCGCCGACGGCGCGACCGTCACCGAGGACGAGCTGATCGCCCACGCGCGCGGCGGTCTCGCCGCGCACAAGGTCCCGAAGTCCGTGCACGTCGTGCCGGAGATCCCCAAGAACGCCTCGGGGAAGATCCTCAAGCGCGAGCTGCGCGAGCAGCTCGGCGGCGCCGGCAGCGCGATCGGGCGCTGA
- a CDS encoding enoyl-CoA hydratase/isomerase family protein: MPDDLRSLTLAVADGVATITLMQGDRGNPFDATLCAELALVATECAEDPAVRAVLIRAEGRFFSVGGDLGALGASREELPRFVQNATTGFHSAMSRFARMDAPVVCAVHALAAGGGVSLAAGADFVLAAASARFYAAYQGIGLAIDGGGSHSVPRKVGAARALSFYLRNETWTAEQAHAYGLVTEVVPDGELADAAHALAAELAAGPTRAFGEVKNLLRATWDTPLEAQLEQEARAMVRAGRTDDAWNAIQAVGRKERPTFGGS; the protein is encoded by the coding sequence GTGCCCGACGACCTCCGCTCGCTCACCCTCGCGGTCGCCGACGGCGTCGCGACGATCACGCTCATGCAGGGCGACCGTGGCAATCCGTTCGACGCGACGCTGTGCGCCGAGCTCGCGCTCGTCGCCACCGAGTGCGCGGAGGACCCGGCCGTCCGCGCGGTCCTGATCCGGGCCGAGGGCCGGTTCTTCAGCGTCGGCGGCGACCTCGGCGCGCTCGGCGCCTCGCGCGAGGAGCTGCCGCGGTTCGTGCAGAACGCGACCACCGGGTTCCACTCGGCGATGTCGCGGTTCGCGCGGATGGACGCCCCGGTCGTCTGCGCGGTCCACGCGCTCGCCGCCGGCGGCGGCGTGTCGCTCGCCGCCGGGGCGGACTTCGTGCTCGCCGCGGCGAGCGCGCGGTTCTACGCCGCCTACCAGGGGATCGGCCTGGCGATCGACGGCGGGGGCAGCCACAGCGTGCCGCGGAAGGTCGGCGCGGCACGCGCGCTGTCGTTCTACCTGCGCAACGAGACCTGGACCGCCGAGCAGGCGCACGCGTACGGCCTGGTCACCGAGGTCGTTCCCGACGGGGAGCTCGCGGACGCCGCGCACGCGCTCGCGGCCGAGCTGGCCGCCGGCCCGACGCGCGCGTTCGGCGAGGTGAAGAACCTCCTGCGCGCGACCTGGGACACGCCGCTGGAGGCGCAGCTCGAGCAGGAGGCCCGCGCGATGGTCCGGGCGGGGCGCACCGACGACGCGTGGAACGCGATCCAGGCGGTGGGCCGCAAGGAGCGGCCCACCTTCGGCGGCTCCTAG